The Primulina huaijiensis isolate GDHJ02 chromosome 12, ASM1229523v2, whole genome shotgun sequence genome has a window encoding:
- the LOC140990722 gene encoding squalene epoxidase 1-like produces MADLILWPSVLAAFLSVLLFYYGLLGKKKAGSSSEEEPGASSTTATVTDNGDCGSMNIGDDVIIVGAGVAGAALAHTLGKEGRQVRVIERDLTEPDRIVGELLQPGGYLKLIELGLEDCVENIDAQRVFGYALLKDGKATRLSYPLEKFHSDVSGRSFHNGRFIQRMREKAASLPNVRLEQGTVVSLLEENGTIKGVEYKPKSGEELKAYAPLTIVCDGCFSNLRRSLCSPKVDVPSCFVGLVLENCQLPYANHGHVILADPSPILFYPISSTEIRCLVDVPGQKVPSISNGEMTKYLKTIVAPQVPPEIHNAFISAIEKGNIRTMPNRSMPAAPHPTPGALLMGDAFNMRHPLTGGGMTVALSDIVVLRNLLRPLHDLNDAPALRKYLESFYTLRKPVASTINTLAGALYKVFSASPDQARNEMRQACFDYLSLGGVFSDGPVSLLSGLNPRPLSLVCHFFAVAVYGVGRLLLPFPSPKRMWIGARLISSASGIIYPIIKAEGVRQMFFPATVPAYYRAPRVM; encoded by the exons ATGGCGGATCTCATCCTCTGGCCATCTGTTTTGGCTGCCTTTTTGAGCGTCCTGCTCTTTTATTATGGGTTGTTGGGCAAAAAGAAAGCAGGCTCGTCGTCCGAGGAGGAGCCTGGAGCTTCCTCCACTACCGCCACCGTCACAGATAATGGAGATTGCGGATCGATGAATATCGGAGATGACGTCATCATCGTTGGTGCTGGCGTCGCCGGCGCTGCCCTCGCCCACACTCTCGGGAAG GAAGGGCGTCAGGTGCGTGTGATTGAAAGAGATTTAACTGAGCCGGACCGGATCGTCGGAGAACTGTTGCAACCTGGTGGATACCTTAAATTGATTGAGTTGGGATTGGAAG ACTGTGTGGAGAACATTGATGCTCAGAGAGTTTTTGGTTATGCTCTGCTCAAGGATGGAAAAGCCACACGGCTTTCTTATCCTTTGGAAAAATTTCACTCTGATGTATCAGGAAGGAGCTTCCACAACGGACGCTTCATACAACGGATGCGTGAAAAAGCTGCATCTCTTCCCAA TGTTCGATTGGAGCAAGGAACTGTAGTGTCTCTACTAGAAGAAAATGGAACTATTAAAGGGGTGGAGTACAAACCAAAATCTGGTGAAGAGTTAAAAGCTTATGCACCTCTGACCATTGTATGCGACGGGTGCTTTTCTAACTTGCGTCGTTCTCTTTGTAGCCCAAAG GTTGACGTGCCGTCCTGTTTTGTTGGTCTGGTCTTGGAGAATTGCCAACTTCCATATGCAAATCACGGGCATGTTATCTTGGCCGATCCGTCTCCTATCTTGTTCTACCCCATCAGCAGTACAGAGATCCGATGCCTCGTAGATGTTCCCGGTCAAAAAGTGCCCTCCATATCAAACGGCGAAATGACAAAATATTTGAAGACCATTGTAGCTCCTCAG GTCCCTCCTGAAATACACAATGCTTTCATCTCTGCAATCGAGAAAGGAAACATTAGGACAATGCCAAACAGGAGCATGCCGGCTGCTCCTCATCCCACTCCTGGAGCGTTGCTTATGGGGGATGCATTTAACATGCGGCACCCTTTGACAGGTGGAGGAATGACTGTGGCTTTATCTGATATTGTTGTACTACGCAATCTACTGAGGCCACTGCATGACCTTAATGATGCACCTGCTCTTCGCAAATATCTGGAATCATTCTACACATTACGAAAG CCAGTTGCCTCCACGATCAACACATTGGCAGGTGCACTTTACAAGGTCTTTAGTGCTTCACCAGATCAAGCACGGAATGAGATGCGACAGGCGTGCTTCGACTATTTGAGCCTTGGGGGTGTTTTTTCAGACGGGCCAGTTTCTTTACTTTCTGGTTTGAACCCCAGGCCACTGAGCTTGGTATGCCACTTCTTTGCAGTGGCTGTTTATGGAGTTGGCCGATTGTTACTCCCTTTCCCTTCCCCCAAACGAATGTGGATCGGTGCCAGATTGATCTCG AGTGCTTCGGGAATAATCTATCCCATTATTAAGGCGGAAGGAGTTAGGCAAATGTTCTTTCCCGCGACTGTACCTGCTTACTACCGAGCTCCTCGTGTTATGTAA
- the LOC140990004 gene encoding amino acid transporter AVT6A-like isoform X1: MPFADRKHRRTQRSAPLLPKDHGGGEFDGASFSGAVFNLSTTIVGAGIMALPETLKQLGAIPGLMAIILAGMLTYKSIEMIIRFSRAAKTGSYSGLAGDAFSGAGRNLLQFCIVLNNLGMLVVYMIIIEITSFIWFFWHGEIAKLDHMLPGSGDVLSETWSQGVHHTGVMEEWFGLHWWTTRCSILLLTTIFVFAPLISFKRIDSLRYTSALSVALAVVFVVIIAGVAVIKLIVGSIGMPQLLPDLVDQAAFWKLFTTVPVLVTAYICHHNIHPIENELKDPSQMKSIVQTSITLCTSAYVATSFFGFLLFGNQTMDDVLANFDGDLGIPFSSLLNDIVRVSYAIHLMLVFPIIFFSLRLNIDGILFPHAIPIAYDNRRFFSVTLCLVAFIFMGANSIPSIWDAFQFTGATATVSVGFIFPAAIALRDTHGIATKNDRVVSWIMILLAVSSSTVAICSDIYSAVKDSWVKTPELYL, from the exons ATGCCCTTCGCGGATCGGAAGCACCGCCGGACCCAGAGGTCCGCCCCGCTCCTGCCGAAGGACCATGGAGGCGGCGAATTCGACGGTGCTTCGTTCTCCGGCGCGGTCTTTAACCTCTCCACCACTATCGTCGGTGCCGGAATCATGGCCCTCCCGGAGACGCTCAAACAACTCGGCGCGATCCCGGGTTTGATGGCCATCATATTGGCTGGAATGCTGACGtataaatccatagaaatgATCATTCGGTTCAGCAGAGCCGCCAAGACCGGTTCGTATTCCGGTCTAGCTGGTGACGCGTTCTCTGGCGCCGGTCGCAATCTTCTTCAGTTCTGTATCGTCCTTAATAACCTTGGCATGCTGGTGGTTTATATGATTATTATAG AAATTACTTCATTCATCTGGTTCTTCTGGCACGGGGAGATTGCAAAGCTAGACCACATGTTACCCGGCTCTG GCGATGTGTTATCTGAGACATGGTCACAAGGAGTGCACCATACGGGTGTAATGGAAGAATGGTTTGGTCTTCACTGGTGGACCACACGCTGTTCCATATTGCTCCTCACAACCATCTTTGTTTTTGCGCCTTTGATTTCTTTCAAGCGTATCG ATTCTTTAAGATACACTTCAGCATTGTCGGTAGCATTGGCTGTTGTGTTTGTGGTGATTATAGCAGGAGTAGCTGTTATCAAATTGATAGTCGGAAGCATTGGAATGCCTCAACTACTGCCTGACCTTGTTGATCAAGCAGCTTTCTGGAAACTTTTCACCACAGTTCCTGTACTTGTCACTGCGTATATTTGTCACCATAATA TTCATCCAATAGAGAATGAGCTAAAAGACCCCTCGCAGATGAAGTCAATAGTTCAGACCTCAATCACTCTGTGCACTTCAGCATATGTAGCAACCAGTTTCTTTGGATTTCTCCTCTTCGGGAATCAAACAATGGATGATGTTCTTGCGAATTTTGATGGAGATCTCGGTATCCCGTTTAGCTCGTTGCTTAATGACATTGTGAGAGTAAGCTATGCCATCCACTTGATGCTTGTATTTCCGATCATCTTCTTCTCTCTTCGTCTCAACATCGATGGTATCCTATTCCCACATGCCATTCCCATTGCATATGATAACCGGAGATTCTTTTCAGTGACACTATGTCTCGTGGCCTTTATCTTCATGGGAGCAAATTCCATCCCTAGTATATGGGATGCTTTCCAGTTTACTGGTGCGACAGCTACTGTTTCCGTTGGTTTTATTTTCCCTGCTGCCATTGCCCTCAG GGATACTCATGGAATCGCAACAAAAAACGACAGAGTAGTTTCTTGGATCATGATACTTTTGGCTGTGTCTTCCAGCACTGTGGCCATCTGCAGTGATATTTACAGTGCTGTTAAGGATAG CTGGGTAAAAACACCTGAACTATACTTGTAA
- the LOC140990004 gene encoding amino acid transporter AVT6A-like isoform X2 gives MPFADRKHRRTQRSAPLLPKDHGGGEFDGASFSGAVFNLSTTIVGAGIMALPETLKQLGAIPGLMAIILAGMLTYKSIEMIIRFSRAAKTGSYSGLAGDAFSGAGRNLLQFCIVLNNLGMLVVYMIIIGDVLSETWSQGVHHTGVMEEWFGLHWWTTRCSILLLTTIFVFAPLISFKRIDSLRYTSALSVALAVVFVVIIAGVAVIKLIVGSIGMPQLLPDLVDQAAFWKLFTTVPVLVTAYICHHNIHPIENELKDPSQMKSIVQTSITLCTSAYVATSFFGFLLFGNQTMDDVLANFDGDLGIPFSSLLNDIVRVSYAIHLMLVFPIIFFSLRLNIDGILFPHAIPIAYDNRRFFSVTLCLVAFIFMGANSIPSIWDAFQFTGATATVSVGFIFPAAIALRDTHGIATKNDRVVSWIMILLAVSSSTVAICSDIYSAVKDSWVKTPELYL, from the exons ATGCCCTTCGCGGATCGGAAGCACCGCCGGACCCAGAGGTCCGCCCCGCTCCTGCCGAAGGACCATGGAGGCGGCGAATTCGACGGTGCTTCGTTCTCCGGCGCGGTCTTTAACCTCTCCACCACTATCGTCGGTGCCGGAATCATGGCCCTCCCGGAGACGCTCAAACAACTCGGCGCGATCCCGGGTTTGATGGCCATCATATTGGCTGGAATGCTGACGtataaatccatagaaatgATCATTCGGTTCAGCAGAGCCGCCAAGACCGGTTCGTATTCCGGTCTAGCTGGTGACGCGTTCTCTGGCGCCGGTCGCAATCTTCTTCAGTTCTGTATCGTCCTTAATAACCTTGGCATGCTGGTGGTTTATATGATTATTATAG GCGATGTGTTATCTGAGACATGGTCACAAGGAGTGCACCATACGGGTGTAATGGAAGAATGGTTTGGTCTTCACTGGTGGACCACACGCTGTTCCATATTGCTCCTCACAACCATCTTTGTTTTTGCGCCTTTGATTTCTTTCAAGCGTATCG ATTCTTTAAGATACACTTCAGCATTGTCGGTAGCATTGGCTGTTGTGTTTGTGGTGATTATAGCAGGAGTAGCTGTTATCAAATTGATAGTCGGAAGCATTGGAATGCCTCAACTACTGCCTGACCTTGTTGATCAAGCAGCTTTCTGGAAACTTTTCACCACAGTTCCTGTACTTGTCACTGCGTATATTTGTCACCATAATA TTCATCCAATAGAGAATGAGCTAAAAGACCCCTCGCAGATGAAGTCAATAGTTCAGACCTCAATCACTCTGTGCACTTCAGCATATGTAGCAACCAGTTTCTTTGGATTTCTCCTCTTCGGGAATCAAACAATGGATGATGTTCTTGCGAATTTTGATGGAGATCTCGGTATCCCGTTTAGCTCGTTGCTTAATGACATTGTGAGAGTAAGCTATGCCATCCACTTGATGCTTGTATTTCCGATCATCTTCTTCTCTCTTCGTCTCAACATCGATGGTATCCTATTCCCACATGCCATTCCCATTGCATATGATAACCGGAGATTCTTTTCAGTGACACTATGTCTCGTGGCCTTTATCTTCATGGGAGCAAATTCCATCCCTAGTATATGGGATGCTTTCCAGTTTACTGGTGCGACAGCTACTGTTTCCGTTGGTTTTATTTTCCCTGCTGCCATTGCCCTCAG GGATACTCATGGAATCGCAACAAAAAACGACAGAGTAGTTTCTTGGATCATGATACTTTTGGCTGTGTCTTCCAGCACTGTGGCCATCTGCAGTGATATTTACAGTGCTGTTAAGGATAG CTGGGTAAAAACACCTGAACTATACTTGTAA
- the LOC140990384 gene encoding probable pectin methylesterase CGR2 isoform X3: MAMAMARRPINPSRRTSESGAAPFASSLRSRSRSHPYLPTAFIIVGGFLLIGYFYRGRGTGANKFFSRVEGDFSCTVEVQRAIPLLKMAYGGSMHRVLHVGPDTCSVVSRLLKEKDTEAWGVEPYDIEDADRKYALDYLSPKYLNRTLPELARVSADGVVIFTGYPHHQKAKVVDKAKYGRLAKLRSSIWWIRYFVQMSLEENEAVIKKFEQAAVKRSYTSNCQIFHLNSYS; encoded by the exons ATGGCGATGGCGATGGCGAGGAGGCCAATAAATCCATCTAGACGTACATCAGAAAGTGGAGCAGCTCCATTTGCATCTTCCCTTCGTTCAAGATCTCGTTCGCATCCTTACCTGCCCACTGCTTTCATTATCGTG GGAGGATTCCTTCTGATAGGTTATTTCTATCGTGGCAGAG GTACTGGAGCTAATAAATTTTTCAGTCGAGTGGAAG GTGACTTTTCATGTACTGTGGAAGTTCAACGTGCAATTCCACTTCTAAAAATGGCATACGGCGGTAGCATGCACAGGGTTTTGCATGTCGGTCCGGACACCTGTTCTGTAGTTTCCAGATTGTTAAAAGAGAAGGATACAGAAGCTTGGGGTGTGGAACCATACGATATAGAAGATGCTGATCGTAAAT ATGCACTGGATTATTTGTCTCCAAAATATCTCAACAGGACTCTTCCTGAATTAGCAAGGGTATCAGCGGATGGTGTTGTCATTTTCACAG GGTATCCCCATCATCAAAAGGCCAAAGTTGTTGATAAGGCCAAATATGGACGGTTG GCCAAGTTGCGGAGCTCGATTTGGTGGATCAGATATTTTGTTCAAATGAGCTTAGAGGAAAATGAAGCTGTGATCAAGAAGTTTGAGCAAGCTGCTGTGAAGAGATCTTATACTTCAAACTGCCAAATTTTCCATCTCAATTCTTACAGTTGA
- the LOC140990384 gene encoding probable pectin methylesterase CGR3 isoform X1 translates to MAMAMARRPINPSRRTSESGAAPFASSLRSRSRSHPYLPTAFIIVGGFLLIGYFYRGRGTGANKFFSRVEGDFSCTVEVQRAIPLLKMAYGGSMHRVLHVGPDTCSVVSRLLKEKDTEAWGVEPYDIEDADRKCKSLVHRGIVRVADIKFPLPYRAKSFSHVIVSDALDYLSPKYLNRTLPELARVSADGVVIFTGYPHHQKAKVVDKAKYGRLAKLRSSIWWIRYFVQMSLEENEAVIKKFEQAAVKRSYTSNCQIFHLNSYS, encoded by the exons ATGGCGATGGCGATGGCGAGGAGGCCAATAAATCCATCTAGACGTACATCAGAAAGTGGAGCAGCTCCATTTGCATCTTCCCTTCGTTCAAGATCTCGTTCGCATCCTTACCTGCCCACTGCTTTCATTATCGTG GGAGGATTCCTTCTGATAGGTTATTTCTATCGTGGCAGAG GTACTGGAGCTAATAAATTTTTCAGTCGAGTGGAAG GTGACTTTTCATGTACTGTGGAAGTTCAACGTGCAATTCCACTTCTAAAAATGGCATACGGCGGTAGCATGCACAGGGTTTTGCATGTCGGTCCGGACACCTGTTCTGTAGTTTCCAGATTGTTAAAAGAGAAGGATACAGAAGCTTGGGGTGTGGAACCATACGATATAGAAGATGCTGATCGTAAATGTAAGAGTTTGGTGCACAGAGGCATTGTTCGAGTAGCTGATATCAAATTTCCTCTGCCCTACAGGGCAAAATCATTTTCTCATGTAATTGTCTCAGATGCACTGGATTATTTGTCTCCAAAATATCTCAACAGGACTCTTCCTGAATTAGCAAGGGTATCAGCGGATGGTGTTGTCATTTTCACAG GGTATCCCCATCATCAAAAGGCCAAAGTTGTTGATAAGGCCAAATATGGACGGTTG GCCAAGTTGCGGAGCTCGATTTGGTGGATCAGATATTTTGTTCAAATGAGCTTAGAGGAAAATGAAGCTGTGATCAAGAAGTTTGAGCAAGCTGCTGTGAAGAGATCTTATACTTCAAACTGCCAAATTTTCCATCTCAATTCTTACAGTTGA
- the LOC140990384 gene encoding probable pectin methylesterase CGR2 isoform X2, with translation MAMAMARRPINPSRRTSESGAAPFASSLRSRSRSHPYLPTAFIIVGGFLLIGYFYRGRGDFSCTVEVQRAIPLLKMAYGGSMHRVLHVGPDTCSVVSRLLKEKDTEAWGVEPYDIEDADRKCKSLVHRGIVRVADIKFPLPYRAKSFSHVIVSDALDYLSPKYLNRTLPELARVSADGVVIFTGYPHHQKAKVVDKAKYGRLAKLRSSIWWIRYFVQMSLEENEAVIKKFEQAAVKRSYTSNCQIFHLNSYS, from the exons ATGGCGATGGCGATGGCGAGGAGGCCAATAAATCCATCTAGACGTACATCAGAAAGTGGAGCAGCTCCATTTGCATCTTCCCTTCGTTCAAGATCTCGTTCGCATCCTTACCTGCCCACTGCTTTCATTATCGTG GGAGGATTCCTTCTGATAGGTTATTTCTATCGTGGCAGAG GTGACTTTTCATGTACTGTGGAAGTTCAACGTGCAATTCCACTTCTAAAAATGGCATACGGCGGTAGCATGCACAGGGTTTTGCATGTCGGTCCGGACACCTGTTCTGTAGTTTCCAGATTGTTAAAAGAGAAGGATACAGAAGCTTGGGGTGTGGAACCATACGATATAGAAGATGCTGATCGTAAATGTAAGAGTTTGGTGCACAGAGGCATTGTTCGAGTAGCTGATATCAAATTTCCTCTGCCCTACAGGGCAAAATCATTTTCTCATGTAATTGTCTCAGATGCACTGGATTATTTGTCTCCAAAATATCTCAACAGGACTCTTCCTGAATTAGCAAGGGTATCAGCGGATGGTGTTGTCATTTTCACAG GGTATCCCCATCATCAAAAGGCCAAAGTTGTTGATAAGGCCAAATATGGACGGTTG GCCAAGTTGCGGAGCTCGATTTGGTGGATCAGATATTTTGTTCAAATGAGCTTAGAGGAAAATGAAGCTGTGATCAAGAAGTTTGAGCAAGCTGCTGTGAAGAGATCTTATACTTCAAACTGCCAAATTTTCCATCTCAATTCTTACAGTTGA